The Cottoperca gobio unplaced genomic scaffold, fCotGob3.1 fCotGob3_362arrow_ctg1, whole genome shotgun sequence genome segment tgaaacgccaatATGAGACAatgcacaacgtttttgaccaaacatacccactcaagtctgaactgagggcacagaaaataagcactcagagcccaatatgattttgatttgtgacaaaatagaGCAAATAGGCCTACCTGTCATCATCAGCCACaaagaacagtttaacccaggatgtgctagccttggttaaactgttcaattgttaagatgtgttgagacatTGGTTGAGACtattaaatcaagatgtgaaacagttaaagaaaaagggaaactcaagctgctgctacactttattttatttttctaagattaagcactttattttaagatgcacaatttttcaaaagcttttttatttattttctcaattttattttttaaatgcggcccgagaagaacactatacatatctacagtaatatatatatatatatatatatatatatatatatatatatatatatctgcatagttcaatgttaagtgacaataaatattgtctaaatgtttttaaattgtactttctttattagatttgacagtcagttgttgatgacatgcagacgttgatacagctactgggctgcttcaatatatctcacactaattcataacgcaagttagacattatgatgctccggacctttgcttgcggaaattttctctaactggacctcttagcaTTTTAGTTGAACACCCCTactgtaagaggttaacacACAATAAACCTGGGCTACAGAGGGTTTGGGGCCCTAGGGGGTTGCCAACTTTGCCTGGAAGGAAATCAGGCTTTGCATACCCCAATACAATGGTAGTGGCTAGAATTCCATTTCTGGCATCTCTCCttagacagagggtgtcgtacgctgtacagtttgtaaagcccactgagacaaaacTGTAAAATCTATAAAACATGACACCGTCATTTTTTTTGACAGCTGATCAGTTTTAAATATTGCAGGGAGGAATGGAACAAGAAGCACTAGCCACAGTGAGCTGCTAGATGAAGAACTACATATGACAGGCTGCAAACCTCTAACTTCTCAACAAGGTAGCCTAGTCCTCTTAATGTACCCTGCTGTTGTGTGGAACACTACTTGCATCGAGTGCAGCATGAAATATGATCGCAGTTGCACATGGCATTTGGGAAAAAGGTCAATTTCTTTATCTAAACAAcctgagtttgtttgtttgtgttacagATACAGTTATTCTAATGTTATAATTCTGACAAAGTAGTTGTTCTAGAAGTGGTTTAGTACTAAACCAAAGTTGTTGACATCACCATCAAATCAACATTACTCAAATACATCTTTTACTTATGACACATTATCCATAAAACaatgtacaataaaaaatataaagtcTAAAATTGAAAATTCCATTTAGGTAAAATTAAAGAAGAATCAGCAAGCTATGCTAAAAGTATCCACAATAAAAGTACTTGAAAAACAAGTGCACCTTTGTATCTTGTCCAATATCTCATCCAATAATGAATGGTTGATTGTTGAAACAGCAACAATGTCATAAATGCGCTTGGGTTTACCCTCCATCAAATAGTCTTAATCGTTTATGAAATCCAACATCAATTCTCTcaatttttcttcttttcagtgttttgtttcgcttagaccaggggtcggcaacctttactatgaAAATAACTATTTTGCCCCCtattccaccaaataagatttgtatGGAGcctcaaaacatatttgataacacagcttataagttttatatatacagtatttatactATATTGGTtgaatttatgaaattacagaatgacaataaaggaaactgttgagatcgtATTGCCATTTTTACCtattttaacaaaggaaaacaccaaactcttttgaagaggaggaaaacatacactggcatgtttaggcctactttgaattttttttacacagaactatgcaggtatATTTGAGTCCCcttaaaattaatataatataaaaagcagcctaatagcttaaaaagagtaaacataaaaaatagtccagtttgtatttaattatgtccatTTCAGTGTGTTTCATCCACATGGTGGTGGTGATTTCTTCATAGACAAAGACAAATCTCTaattttctgaacaatttcatgtttgtttttgaagtccaaAAATAGATGCTTcttatttttaagaatgcttcATTCATGTATTCTCCATGTGTGAACTGCTTTTCACGCCTTACTATCTCCTGAGCAgccacaaaactagcagcagtagttgAGTTTGAAGACTTCATACATTTCTTGAAAGTATATTtgctctgctccgctttcagcagcagttcagaaattgttatttttcacaCATCTCCAGCTTGTTACTTTTCAgcaaatgctgtgtgtttgttcttgaaatgtctttcaacattacattttctgttgtttgaccATTTCTTGCCACATATGGAGCATACAGGTAAgccagcatcgttggcagtgaaagcaaatgtatctttccacacagaattaaactctctatTTTCCtccaatactttttttttggttttctccatggttagcataccgagtgggggtctgaaactcaagataagccacctgcagTGAAAGACgccgcgcccgtagacgcagtagaatataaacaattatttcagtgtcacaatatcaccttgaactccaagataagaggtgttccctttgaaagattgaccactgtaaaaccaaaaatacaataatataaatattgtcaaagctacagagagccactacagagggcttaaagagccgcatgtggctcctgagccgcaggttgcagacccctggcTTAGACTCTTGCCATACCCTTCACTTTTTTATCTatcatcttcttcttcgtcttctttcACAGTTGTGGATCCAACTCACCACGACCCCTTGGTTATGGTTATTCTGGTGACCCTGCTACCTCTGCTGGTGATGGGGATTGTGGTTGTGGCAATGTTCCACTGGTTCCGAGCCTATCGGCAACGTGTGAACCAAGAATGGGAGAGCAACATTAAAAAACTCAAGCCAAAAGCCACTGGGCTGGACTGCAGTGACGCCTGCGCTATCATGATGGATGATGATAGGTCAGACAGCAGCTCGACACATGCCAACAACCTGAACCACAACACAGAGCCACTTCCTATAGAGTTGGATCTGCTGGTACAGACCTAGTTGTATTTGAAAGTTGTTTGTGGCGCTATTCTGCTCTAAGCCATTCTAACTGAAATTTTCAGTAAAATCATAACTTTTGATCTTGTCCCAGGTGGGAAAGGGTCGCTTCTCCCAGGTATACAAGGCTAAGCTGAAACAGACCACCTCAGATCAGTTTGAAACAGTAGCTGTGAAGATCTTCCCCTATGAGGAGTATGCCTCCTGGAAGAACGAGAAGGACATCTTCTCCAATACAGACCTGCGACACGAGAACATCCTCCACTTCCTGACAgctgaggagaggaaggtggaAAAACAGTACTGGCTTATCACTGCCTTCCACCACAGAGGAAATCTACAGGTGAGGCCGCCAGTGTCAGGTAACCGAACATTAGTGGGAGAAAGTATCCAGaccctttacttaagtaagtaCTTATACGACACTATAAAATATTCTTGATTGATAATGTTACTGCAGTAAAGTATGTAAATATAGTCAGGAAAATGAAGTTAAGTAATAACAGTAGAAAAGTGTCCCCTGTGACTGTTATACTACTATATATTATCTCATTACTTATGCATTAACAGACAAGCAGTATTTTACTGTTATAgatggttgaggtggagctaattttGAATTATTAAGTAATGATTAtttcgattaatct includes the following:
- the LOC115005781 gene encoding TGF-beta receptor type-2-like, with translation MVILVTLLPLLVMGIVVVAMFHWFRAYRQRVNQEWESNIKKLKPKATGLDCSDACAIMMDDDRSDSSSTHANNLNHNTEPLPIELDLLVGKGRFSQVYKAKLKQTTSDQFETVAVKIFPYEEYASWKNEKDIFSNTDLRHENILHFLTAEERKVEKQYWLITAFHHRGNLQEHLTRHVISWEELQVLGMSLSRGVAHLHSDRLLCGRPKVPIVHRDLKSSNILVKNDLTLCLCDFGLGLRLDSSLSVDDLANSGQVGTVRYMAPEVLEARLNLENIESFKQTDIYSMSLVLWEMTSRCEAIG